In Candidatus Defluviibacterium haderslevense, the following are encoded in one genomic region:
- a CDS encoding type III pantothenate kinase has translation MNLVIDIGNSRIKCALFEHHELLSLHRFLHTELDQLELWLASIQYDRSLLSTVVSTQDERVRRIISLTQPLILDSSLPLPIHINYHSSDTLGPDRIAAACGAAHLYPESNVLIINAGTCITYDKLTVDGGFEGGNIAPGMHMRWQAMHQFTSRLPLVDEHQWSSDHIFGQNTRDALQQGVIRGITFEINAYMDHLLSKYSSLKCVIAGGDAVFLGNQIKRTIFTAPNLVLTGLNQILIKQ, from the coding sequence TTGAATCTGGTTATAGATATAGGTAATTCAAGGATTAAGTGCGCACTGTTCGAGCACCATGAACTCTTATCATTACACAGGTTTTTACATACAGAATTAGATCAGCTTGAATTGTGGTTGGCCTCAATTCAATACGATCGCAGCTTACTATCTACAGTAGTTTCAACACAGGATGAACGTGTCAGACGCATCATATCTTTAACTCAGCCCTTGATTTTAGATTCAAGTCTTCCATTGCCCATCCATATCAACTATCATTCATCAGACACCCTTGGTCCGGATCGTATAGCTGCAGCTTGTGGTGCGGCACATTTATATCCCGAATCGAATGTATTGATCATCAATGCCGGCACCTGCATTACTTATGATAAGCTTACGGTCGATGGTGGATTTGAAGGTGGCAATATTGCTCCTGGGATGCACATGCGTTGGCAGGCCATGCATCAATTTACGTCCAGGCTTCCTTTGGTAGATGAGCACCAATGGTCATCAGACCATATCTTTGGACAAAACACCAGAGATGCATTACAACAAGGTGTGATTCGGGGAATTACATTTGAAATAAATGCATACATGGATCACCTCTTATCAAAATACAGTTCATTAAAATGCGTTATAGCTGGTGGTGATGCGGTTTTTTTGGGAAATCAAATAAAAAGAACCATTTTTACAGCACCAAATTTGGTCTTGACAGGCCTTAATCAAATTCTTATCAAACAATGA
- the purH gene encoding bifunctional phosphoribosylaminoimidazolecarboxamide formyltransferase/IMP cyclohydrolase has product MEAIRINSALISVYNKDGLEPIVRLMHELGIVIYSTGGTQSFIEQLGVPVIGVETITDYPSILGGRVKTLHPKIFGGILAMRTDEHLSQLVHYHIPLIDLVLVDLYPFEETLRNTDEDAEIIEKIDIGGISLIRAAAKNFNDIVVIAAKEMYGDLTTILQNNGISQLAHRKELARQAFRVSSSYDHAIFNYFGGEKSQVPLRYGENPHQKAWFEGDLKEVFDILQGKELSYNNILDVDAALLVMEEFYQGDPCFAVLKHTNVCGLAVRSELITAWKDALAGDPISAFGGILICNKILDLNTAKEIDGLFYEVLIAPDFEPEAIQLLSAKKNRILLRLKQLPLRKISSRTAINGILHQEMDQMALDMDHIKVVTHLVPTEDQKRDLIFAERIVKHLKSNAITLIKNSQLIGMGCGQTSRIDAAIQAIDKSRKMGFDPAGSVMASEAFFPFPDCVEIAAAAGIKAIIQPGGSVNDGKSITKADELQVAMVLSGIRHFKH; this is encoded by the coding sequence ATGGAAGCTATTCGTATCAACTCAGCACTCATTTCTGTTTACAATAAAGATGGCCTCGAACCCATCGTTCGTTTAATGCATGAATTAGGTATTGTTATTTATTCCACAGGAGGCACACAATCCTTTATAGAACAATTGGGAGTTCCGGTCATCGGGGTAGAAACCATAACAGATTATCCATCCATTCTAGGCGGTCGGGTGAAGACCCTGCACCCCAAAATATTCGGTGGGATATTGGCCATGCGGACAGATGAACACCTCAGTCAGTTGGTACATTATCATATTCCATTAATTGATCTGGTCTTGGTGGATTTATATCCATTCGAAGAGACCTTGAGAAATACCGATGAAGATGCCGAAATTATAGAGAAAATCGACATCGGTGGGATTTCCCTCATTCGTGCAGCAGCAAAAAACTTTAACGATATCGTCGTAATTGCTGCTAAAGAAATGTACGGAGATTTGACCACCATACTTCAAAATAATGGTATCAGTCAGTTAGCACACCGCAAGGAATTAGCCCGTCAGGCATTTCGGGTCAGCAGTTCTTACGATCACGCCATCTTTAATTATTTTGGTGGCGAGAAAAGTCAAGTACCCTTGCGTTACGGTGAAAATCCACACCAGAAAGCTTGGTTTGAAGGTGACTTAAAAGAGGTATTCGATATTTTACAAGGTAAAGAATTATCATACAATAATATTCTCGATGTTGATGCGGCATTGTTGGTTATGGAGGAATTTTATCAGGGAGATCCATGCTTTGCGGTATTGAAGCATACTAATGTATGCGGACTTGCGGTTAGAAGTGAATTAATTACAGCGTGGAAAGATGCACTGGCAGGGGATCCCATTTCAGCATTCGGTGGTATATTGATTTGTAATAAAATCTTGGATCTGAATACGGCTAAAGAAATCGATGGTTTATTCTATGAAGTATTAATCGCACCGGATTTCGAACCAGAAGCGATACAGTTGTTAAGCGCCAAGAAAAACAGAATTCTCCTGAGATTAAAACAATTACCGCTTCGAAAAATATCTTCCAGGACAGCCATTAATGGTATCTTACATCAGGAAATGGATCAGATGGCATTGGATATGGATCACATCAAAGTAGTGACTCATTTAGTTCCGACAGAAGACCAAAAACGAGATTTGATTTTTGCAGAACGCATCGTTAAGCATCTTAAATCAAATGCCATCACGCTCATTAAAAATAGCCAATTAATAGGTATGGGTTGTGGTCAGACTTCGCGCATCGATGCAGCCATCCAGGCCATTGATAAATCACGTAAGATGGGCTTCGATCCTGCCGGTAGTGTTATGGCCTCAGAAGCTTTCTTCCCATTTCCGGATTGTGTAGAAATAGCTGCTGCGGCAGGCATTAAAGCGATTATCCAGCCAGGAGGTTCGGTCAATGATGGTAAGAGTATTACCAAGGCTGATGAACTTCAGGTGGCCATGGTATTATCTGGTATCAGACATTTTAAACATTAA
- a CDS encoding PorT family protein has translation MLRPLLLLIITSALSILGGNINAQELAIGLRTGLSLASFHSKNNIDLDLEYTKGFSIGIPLLYKWSDMWSFQTELSWIQKGAHLTSFNQTEYYDETYHLNYVEWPLMVRVQFGALNPHFFAFGGWYTAYGFGGRYQLNSLINGNYTSVDEKLDFKEDYLETLDYGIHGGVGVCFEFDRGQFFIDGRGQRGLVNLNKDKLQPFLSNKALSLHLGYLIYLNH, from the coding sequence ATGTTAAGACCCTTATTATTGTTGATTATTACTAGTGCTCTAAGCATTCTGGGAGGTAATATTAACGCTCAGGAATTAGCCATTGGATTGCGAACAGGCTTAAGTCTTGCTTCCTTTCATTCGAAGAATAATATCGATCTGGATTTAGAATACACCAAGGGGTTTTCTATTGGAATTCCCCTCTTGTATAAGTGGAGTGATATGTGGTCGTTTCAGACTGAACTTTCATGGATCCAGAAAGGAGCACACCTGACTAGTTTTAATCAGACGGAATATTATGATGAGACTTACCATCTCAATTACGTAGAATGGCCCCTCATGGTTAGGGTCCAGTTTGGTGCCCTGAATCCCCATTTCTTTGCATTTGGAGGATGGTATACGGCTTATGGTTTTGGAGGTAGATATCAACTGAATAGTTTGATCAATGGTAATTATACATCTGTGGATGAAAAGCTTGACTTTAAAGAAGATTATTTGGAGACTCTGGATTATGGTATTCACGGTGGGGTGGGCGTATGCTTTGAATTCGATCGTGGTCAGTTTTTTATCGACGGCCGTGGTCAACGAGGTTTGGTTAATCTGAATAAAGATAAACTCCAGCCCTTTTTATCCAACAAAGCATTGAGTCTTCACTTGGGATATTTGATTTATCTGAATCATTGA
- a CDS encoding alpha/beta hydrolase, whose amino-acid sequence MKPVIMTPEEGIKQYFKAHFKHSMKTYFYSFILLTSSFSAIAQENKPFTIGFEKSFVSKILNQERKVWIHIPNSNGGNTGNEPYPVIYLLDGDENFNDIVSITEFMSKTGLCPPMIVVGILHPSRMTDLTFGTDKETPGIVGKGEKFMLYVEKELMPYIESNYPTASYKIFIGHSVGGLTVVNTLMYNPELFNAYVSLDGALWWNNQHIVTEAKMILANKNYNGKTLFMALANRLERGMDTLEVQKDTTEGTELIRSNLEFIKDIFKNKTNQLRFQHKYYENDDHSSVRLIGEYDALRFIFDYYKLKIYNSELEDPNFKLDSLFITHYHEVSERIGYLITPDENQVNGLGYYMMSQKQFIKAEALFKLNISNYPETANCYDGLGDLYLAKGEPLNAIESFKKTLSLKFIPETKLKLEKLLNEKK is encoded by the coding sequence ATGAAACCAGTAATAATGACACCTGAGGAAGGCATCAAGCAATATTTTAAAGCACATTTTAAACATTCTATGAAAACATATTTTTATTCTTTTATCTTATTAACATCCTCTTTTAGTGCCATAGCACAGGAAAATAAGCCTTTTACCATTGGATTTGAAAAAAGCTTCGTATCAAAAATATTAAATCAAGAGCGTAAAGTTTGGATTCATATTCCAAACAGCAATGGAGGAAATACCGGCAATGAGCCATATCCGGTCATTTATTTATTAGATGGAGATGAAAATTTTAATGATATCGTTAGTATAACTGAATTCATGAGTAAGACTGGGCTCTGTCCGCCGATGATTGTAGTCGGCATCCTTCATCCTTCCAGAATGACGGATCTCACTTTTGGCACAGATAAGGAAACTCCCGGTATTGTCGGTAAAGGCGAAAAATTCATGCTCTATGTCGAAAAAGAATTGATGCCATACATCGAATCCAATTATCCAACAGCTTCCTATAAGATTTTCATAGGTCATTCCGTTGGCGGACTCACGGTTGTGAATACTTTAATGTATAATCCAGAATTATTCAATGCCTATGTCTCTCTTGATGGTGCATTATGGTGGAACAATCAACACATCGTAACCGAAGCAAAGATGATTTTAGCAAACAAAAATTATAACGGGAAAACTTTGTTCATGGCATTGGCAAACCGATTGGAAAGAGGCATGGATACGCTTGAAGTTCAAAAAGATACTACTGAGGGTACTGAACTCATTCGCAGCAATCTCGAATTCATCAAAGATATTTTCAAAAACAAAACAAATCAATTGCGATTCCAACATAAATATTATGAAAATGATGATCACAGTTCGGTTCGATTGATCGGTGAGTATGATGCCCTTCGTTTTATCTTTGATTATTACAAACTTAAAATTTATAATAGTGAATTAGAAGATCCGAATTTTAAATTGGATTCTTTATTCATAACACACTATCATGAGGTCTCTGAGCGAATAGGCTATCTCATTACACCAGATGAAAATCAGGTTAATGGTCTTGGATACTATATGATGAGTCAAAAACAATTTATTAAGGCAGAAGCATTGTTTAAATTAAATATTTCAAACTACCCCGAAACAGCTAATTGTTATGATGGATTGGGAGATTTGTATCTGGCAAAAGGGGAACCATTAAATGCTATAGAAAGTTTCAAAAAAACGTTGTCCCTGAAGTTCATTCCTGAGACCAAACTAAAACTTGAAAAGCTATTGAACGAAAAGAAATAA
- a CDS encoding PAS domain S-box protein, whose product MEDKQDKPKILKNKYIPTAEFYSQIIDSLQDYSIFTLDKEFIINSWSSGSTKIFGYETEEDIGEPFDLIFTDEDLKKGVPKKEIETALKEGRATDNRWHIAKDKSLFYAYGLVFPLIGLEGELLGYVKILRDLTDRKQSEDAIKKYVRELEELNTHKESVLAILSHDLRSPLSAIIGTTKYLKENFHKMKPDAVQEMLDLLYKSSTDELEMLDYLVEWARIKYAAEVFSPTKINLTEYINKVFETLNETASINTINLHNEIEENTSVFADGKMLISIIQNIVSNAIKHLEKGGKITVSAKSKDDKIIVQIKDTGIGMSKEIMAKLFTPQIKTLTETRKKDKGAGIGLLLVKGFLEKNGGEIWVESIEGEGSSFYFTLPIEKPLYKIGSSEEIMFDESA is encoded by the coding sequence TTGGAAGATAAACAAGACAAGCCAAAAATTCTTAAAAATAAATATATACCAACTGCTGAATTTTATAGCCAAATCATTGACAGCTTACAGGACTATTCGATTTTTACGTTAGACAAAGAATTCATCATAAATAGTTGGAGTTCTGGCTCTACAAAAATATTTGGTTACGAAACGGAGGAAGATATTGGAGAGCCTTTCGATTTAATATTTACGGACGAGGATTTGAAAAAAGGTGTTCCAAAAAAAGAAATTGAAACAGCTTTAAAAGAAGGCAGAGCAACCGATAATAGATGGCACATTGCTAAAGACAAGAGCCTGTTTTACGCCTACGGTTTAGTTTTTCCACTTATCGGTTTAGAAGGAGAGTTATTGGGCTACGTTAAAATTTTACGTGACTTAACAGATAGGAAACAATCGGAAGATGCAATAAAAAAATATGTAAGAGAACTAGAAGAACTTAATACACATAAGGAGAGTGTTCTGGCAATACTTTCACACGACTTAAGAAGTCCATTATCCGCTATTATTGGCACCACAAAATATTTGAAAGAAAATTTTCATAAAATGAAGCCTGATGCTGTTCAGGAAATGCTTGACTTACTCTATAAATCATCAACTGATGAACTAGAGATGTTAGACTATTTGGTTGAATGGGCAAGAATCAAATATGCAGCGGAGGTATTTTCACCGACAAAAATAAATCTAACAGAATACATTAATAAAGTTTTTGAAACATTAAATGAAACTGCTTCAATAAACACAATAAATCTTCATAACGAAATTGAAGAGAATACATCAGTATTTGCAGATGGTAAAATGTTAATTTCCATAATTCAAAACATCGTTTCAAATGCTATAAAACACTTGGAAAAAGGAGGTAAAATAACAGTTTCAGCAAAAAGCAAAGACGACAAAATTATTGTTCAGATTAAGGATACTGGAATTGGAATGTCTAAAGAAATAATGGCTAAACTTTTTACGCCACAAATAAAAACTCTTACTGAAACAAGAAAAAAGGATAAGGGTGCAGGAATTGGATTATTATTAGTAAAAGGATTTTTAGAAAAAAACGGCGGTGAAATATGGGTAGAAAGTATTGAAGGTGAAGGTTCATCTTTTTATTTTACATTACCTATTGAGAAACCATTATATAAAATAGGTAGTTCAGAAGAAATTATGTTTGACGAAAGTGCTTAA
- a CDS encoding VOC family protein — MIVISLTTACSNSSSSNSSDKLINQNSAKKDTSNTLNHKITQKITPSLWVETTDAKAVVDYYLSIFKDGKLKDHRKYKNPPEAGGGDFETAIMEINGIEFNILAAGPYFKFNESVSFVINCKDQAEVDYYWSALTANGGQESSCGWCKDKYGLSWQVVPVEYFDLINSEDPKVRDKAMQNTLKQKKIILSELK; from the coding sequence ATGATTGTTATTAGTCTAACAACAGCATGTTCCAATTCAAGTTCATCCAATAGTTCTGACAAGTTAATCAACCAAAACTCTGCAAAAAAGGACACAAGCAATACCCTCAACCATAAGATAACTCAAAAAATAACACCCTCACTTTGGGTTGAAACAACAGATGCGAAAGCAGTAGTAGATTATTACCTTTCTATTTTCAAAGATGGTAAACTTAAAGACCATCGCAAATATAAAAATCCACCAGAAGCAGGAGGAGGAGACTTTGAAACTGCCATTATGGAAATAAATGGGATAGAATTTAATATTTTAGCTGCAGGCCCTTACTTCAAGTTTAATGAATCTGTTTCATTTGTTATCAATTGCAAAGACCAAGCAGAAGTAGACTATTATTGGAGTGCATTAACTGCTAATGGTGGACAAGAAAGCTCTTGTGGTTGGTGCAAAGACAAATATGGTTTGTCCTGGCAAGTGGTGCCTGTTGAATATTTCGACCTAATAAACAGCGAAGACCCAAAAGTTAGAGATAAGGCCATGCAGAATACGCTGAAGCAGAAAAAGATCATTCTTTCAGAACTAAAATAA
- a CDS encoding dihydrofolate reductase, protein MSKIIFDSGISLDGFFAGNNRGPKNPMGGVSGQIHSWMFNQKAFWDHLGLEGGKEDSADGKYIRETIARTGAYIMGKRMFEEGEASWPNDLYKADVYVLTHTKREPWVQKGSTTFYFINDGIESALDKARQSANGRDIRIQGGANIIQQFLNAGLVDEFFIHIAPVFLGSGIRLFEGIDKDKYDLQITEVIPSDLTTHIKYKLIKK, encoded by the coding sequence ATGAGTAAAATAATCTTTGATAGTGGAATATCACTGGATGGTTTTTTCGCAGGCAACAACAGAGGCCCTAAAAATCCTATGGGAGGCGTTTCAGGACAAATTCATTCATGGATGTTTAATCAGAAAGCATTTTGGGATCACCTGGGATTGGAAGGAGGAAAAGAAGACAGTGCTGACGGAAAATACATTAGAGAGACCATAGCAAGAACGGGAGCATACATTATGGGCAAACGCATGTTTGAGGAAGGCGAAGCCAGTTGGCCAAATGATCTATACAAAGCTGACGTATATGTATTAACACACACTAAAAGAGAACCCTGGGTTCAAAAAGGCTCAACAACTTTTTATTTTATCAATGATGGAATAGAAAGTGCTTTGGATAAGGCGAGACAATCTGCAAATGGAAGGGATATTAGAATTCAAGGCGGCGCCAACATTATTCAACAATTTCTAAATGCCGGACTAGTGGATGAATTTTTTATTCACATAGCTCCAGTTTTTTTAGGAAGTGGCATCCGATTATTTGAAGGTATTGATAAAGACAAATATGACTTACAAATAACAGAAGTTATTCCATCAGACTTGACAACGCATATAAAATATAAACTGATAAAAAAATAA
- a CDS encoding alpha/beta hydrolase encodes MKRNIISFTLSILTWIACNDNKKEPTTHLSNSTTEKIEMKSGYSEVNGLNMYYEIYGEGKPIVLIHGGGSTIQSSFEKLIPLLSKNRKVIAVESQAHGRTNDRNADLSFEQDADDIATLLKNLNIDKADFLGFSNGGTTTLQIAIRHAEIIDKMILASPLAKRSGVPDWFWGFMSQAKLENMPEQLKAAYKRVAADTNGLQIMHDRDAKRMVNFKDIPDEPIKKINAPTLIIIGDKDVINPEHALELHRQIANSELAIIPGGHGQYIGEITTLTPDFKESELAVPMIEKFLNKKPEKK; translated from the coding sequence ATGAAAAGAAACATAATCTCCTTCACACTGTCCATCTTGACTTGGATAGCATGCAACGATAATAAAAAAGAACCTACAACCCATTTGTCCAATTCTACAACAGAAAAAATAGAAATGAAAAGCGGATATTCTGAAGTGAACGGACTTAACATGTATTATGAAATTTATGGAGAAGGAAAACCAATCGTATTAATTCACGGTGGCGGTTCAACCATACAAAGTAGTTTTGAGAAACTCATTCCATTGCTTTCAAAAAACAGAAAGGTCATTGCTGTTGAATCACAAGCTCACGGACGGACTAACGACCGAAATGCAGACCTAAGTTTTGAACAGGATGCGGATGATATTGCAACGCTTCTTAAAAACTTAAACATAGATAAAGCTGACTTTTTGGGTTTTAGCAACGGCGGGACAACAACTTTGCAAATTGCCATTAGACATGCGGAAATCATTGACAAAATGATTTTAGCTTCTCCACTTGCCAAGCGCAGCGGAGTTCCTGATTGGTTTTGGGGTTTTATGTCGCAAGCCAAATTGGAAAATATGCCTGAACAACTAAAAGCAGCTTATAAACGTGTTGCAGCAGACACAAATGGATTACAAATAATGCACGACAGAGATGCAAAACGTATGGTCAATTTTAAAGACATTCCAGACGAACCCATCAAAAAGATAAATGCACCTACTTTAATTATTATTGGCGACAAAGATGTCATTAATCCAGAACATGCACTTGAACTTCATAGACAAATAGCGAATTCTGAATTGGCGATCATTCCAGGAGGGCATGGACAATATATTGGTGAAATAACTACACTAACACCTGACTTTAAAGAAAGTGAGCTTGCAGTTCCTATGATTGAAAAATTTCTGAACAAAAAACCTGAAAAAAAATAA
- a CDS encoding AraC family transcriptional regulator, protein MKFDKYFPTDQLKDYIKYYVVSENEIESEYKVLPSPGLVIGFQYKGQLATIKNNKENKLTSAGITGIADSYNMFKNSVDIGTVLVYFTEIGFTHFSSNPAYELFNLNLSLDDIFDKIKVHEVQEKLAIASTDKHRIKIVEQFLLTQLKNIQTDQLIVEAIKLIYQSKGTIRVKELNKKLFISPSPFEKRFRKVVGTTAKKFASIVRFNSVLDHMNETKSLSEICYENHFFDQAHFIKDFKQFTGDTPENFKRFL, encoded by the coding sequence ATGAAATTTGACAAATATTTTCCAACAGACCAATTAAAGGACTACATCAAATATTATGTGGTATCCGAGAATGAGATAGAAAGTGAATACAAAGTATTACCATCACCAGGGCTTGTTATTGGTTTTCAGTATAAAGGACAACTAGCTACCATAAAAAACAATAAAGAAAACAAACTCACATCGGCAGGTATTACTGGAATTGCTGACAGCTATAACATGTTCAAAAATTCGGTTGACATCGGAACCGTTTTGGTTTATTTTACCGAAATCGGATTTACACATTTTTCTTCAAACCCTGCCTACGAACTTTTTAATTTAAATCTTTCCCTTGACGACATTTTTGACAAAATCAAAGTGCATGAAGTACAGGAAAAATTAGCGATAGCTTCCACAGACAAGCACCGAATAAAAATAGTTGAACAGTTTCTACTGACCCAGTTGAAAAATATTCAAACGGACCAACTCATTGTTGAAGCAATTAAGCTGATATATCAAAGTAAAGGAACAATCCGAGTAAAAGAACTGAACAAAAAACTATTTATCAGTCCAAGTCCATTTGAAAAGCGGTTTAGAAAAGTAGTAGGAACAACTGCCAAAAAATTTGCTTCCATTGTGCGTTTCAATTCGGTTCTTGACCATATGAATGAAACGAAATCACTGTCTGAAATTTGTTATGAAAACCATTTCTTTGATCAAGCTCATTTCATCAAAGACTTCAAACAATTCACAGGAGACACACCCGAAAACTTTAAACGATTCCTCTAG
- a CDS encoding DUF1398 domain-containing protein, with amino-acid sequence MFTVEQIKTAHSKVKSGADFPSYIKEIKSLGVTHYEAYVTDGHIDYHGANDYTAKVPVKYEPLFIGDTAKGEEFITELKAHQQGKTDFLTFIKMCATFGIEKWAISMDQMTCTYYDKAGNAILVETIPQ; translated from the coding sequence ATGTTTACAGTAGAACAAATCAAAACAGCTCACAGTAAAGTAAAATCTGGTGCTGACTTCCCTTCTTACATCAAAGAAATCAAATCATTAGGTGTTACCCATTACGAAGCCTATGTAACGGACGGACACATTGATTATCATGGCGCCAACGATTATACAGCAAAAGTTCCTGTAAAGTATGAACCTTTATTCATTGGAGACACTGCAAAGGGTGAAGAATTTATTACGGAATTAAAAGCTCATCAACAAGGTAAAACCGATTTCTTAACCTTCATCAAAATGTGTGCTACATTTGGCATTGAAAAATGGGCTATAAGTATGGACCAGATGACCTGTACCTATTATGACAAGGCAGGAAATGCAATCCTTGTGGAAACAATACCACAATAA
- a CDS encoding alpha/beta hydrolase, producing the protein MNCVGQKVASPKMDHIFLDQSDSTKNCYTIIYPPIQPWQGYLFLVPGFGETVENVLLQTELPKKLAQHGILTIIPTFQDGTFSFGVDSLSQQSLINMIKDVNTKHKLKDLKLYVGGFSIGGSCVIKFAEHSTIQPTAVFAIDPPLDFERFYHSATRNIRLSKSTEVNQEDVYMIGRLEKETGGSPTTNLSAYYKLSPYSFSDTTQTAIKKIIHIPLRIYTEPDIQWWLKERGTDFTKINATECSAMINELNRLGNQKAALITTQNKGFRKPRNNRHPHSWSIVNNDELIAWLLKQK; encoded by the coding sequence ATGAATTGCGTTGGACAGAAAGTAGCTAGCCCAAAAATGGATCACATTTTTCTTGACCAATCAGACTCAACAAAAAACTGTTACACGATAATATATCCACCAATACAACCTTGGCAAGGCTATTTATTCCTTGTTCCAGGTTTTGGAGAAACCGTAGAAAACGTTTTACTTCAGACTGAGCTACCAAAAAAGTTAGCACAACATGGAATATTGACCATAATTCCGACTTTTCAAGATGGCACTTTCTCGTTTGGTGTGGACAGTTTAAGCCAACAATCTTTAATTAACATGATAAAAGATGTAAATACTAAACACAAGCTTAAAGATCTCAAATTATATGTTGGTGGATTTTCGATTGGTGGGAGTTGTGTGATAAAATTTGCTGAACATTCGACCATTCAACCAACAGCAGTTTTTGCTATTGACCCACCACTCGATTTTGAAAGATTTTATCATTCCGCAACAAGAAATATAAGACTCTCAAAAAGCACTGAAGTGAACCAAGAGGATGTGTATATGATAGGTAGACTGGAAAAAGAAACAGGAGGAAGTCCCACAACAAACCTTTCGGCATATTATAAACTTTCACCTTACTCATTTTCTGACACCACTCAAACAGCCATTAAAAAGATAATCCATATACCATTGAGAATATATACAGAGCCGGATATTCAATGGTGGTTGAAAGAACGTGGAACGGACTTTACTAAAATCAACGCTACAGAATGTTCAGCAATGATAAACGAACTCAACAGGCTTGGAAACCAAAAAGCTGCATTGATTACAACCCAAAATAAAGGTTTCAGAAAACCTCGCAATAACAGGCATCCTCATTCATGGAGCATAGTAAATAATGACGAGTTAATCGCATGGTTACTCAAACAGAAATGA
- a CDS encoding D-2-hydroxyacid dehydrogenase family protein: MTITILDDYQNIISKLKCFALLNNQDVQIINTTEKDINRLAQQLHNTDILVLTRERTAVDGTLLSLLPRLKLISQTGKISNHLNLEDCTKYKVAVAEGIGSPIAPAELTWALLMNTVRQIPQAIEGMKNGNWQINIGSTIHGKTLGIWGYGKIGQKIAQYGKVFGAKVLIWGSEPSRAMAVADGFERAESKEMFFKTADIITLHLRLNETTFGIVKESDLLSMKENSTLINTARAELIEKGKLLKCLIMGRPIFAGLDVFEDEPIYDKNFEFLKMSNVVCTPHLGYVEQNGYELYFGKAFENVMKYINGKPTNIANPEVL, from the coding sequence ATGACCATAACAATTTTAGACGACTACCAAAATATTATTTCAAAATTAAAGTGTTTTGCTTTATTGAATAATCAGGATGTACAAATAATAAATACTACCGAAAAAGATATTAATAGATTAGCACAACAATTACACAACACAGACATTCTTGTATTGACTAGGGAGCGCACAGCAGTTGACGGGACATTACTTTCGTTACTTCCAAGACTTAAACTAATAAGTCAGACCGGGAAGATTTCAAATCACTTAAATTTGGAGGATTGCACGAAATATAAAGTTGCAGTTGCAGAAGGGATTGGCTCTCCCATTGCACCGGCAGAATTGACCTGGGCTTTGCTAATGAATACGGTCAGACAAATACCACAAGCCATCGAAGGAATGAAGAATGGAAACTGGCAGATTAACATCGGTTCGACCATTCATGGAAAGACTCTGGGGATTTGGGGTTATGGAAAAATTGGACAAAAGATTGCTCAATATGGCAAAGTCTTTGGAGCTAAAGTACTTATTTGGGGAAGTGAACCATCAAGAGCGATGGCAGTTGCAGATGGCTTTGAAAGGGCTGAGTCAAAAGAAATGTTCTTCAAAACAGCAGACATTATTACTTTACACCTTCGTCTGAATGAAACAACCTTTGGAATAGTTAAAGAAAGTGATTTGTTATCCATGAAAGAAAATTCAACATTAATAAACACAGCAAGAGCCGAGCTTATTGAAAAAGGGAAGCTATTGAAATGTTTAATCATGGGCAGACCTATTTTTGCCGGTCTTGACGTTTTTGAAGACGAACCCATATATGACAAAAACTTTGAATTTCTTAAAATGTCCAATGTGGTTTGTACACCTCACTTGGGCTACGTAGAACAAAACGGATATGAATTATATTTTGGGAAAGCATTTGAAAACGTTATGAAATATATCAATGGCAAACCTACAAATATTGCTAACCCTGAAGTACTTTAA